A window of the Cystobacter fuscus genome harbors these coding sequences:
- a CDS encoding DMT family transporter, with protein sequence MKSFLMVAAGAALWGCWSLFLRPAGLSGTQSAFLSLVIMSLPAPFVLSPGAWRDRRATLALGVLALCDAANAALFFAAVQRGPVAVAVLTHYLAPLLIALAAPWVLRERRSPRALLGAPLTLLGLALLLGTPRGGLADPRTALLGGASALFFAANVLSIKEASRAFSPLAINSLHAPLSALVLLLVFGREALPPALDVRLLWVGGGGLLCGIVGNSLFSAGLKGVPAAAGSALTYLEPLTAALVGWGVFAEPLGPSGLVGGLIVLGTGVWVARAPRAPAPSVEVAPSVGCT encoded by the coding sequence GTGAAGTCCTTCCTCATGGTCGCGGCGGGCGCCGCCCTCTGGGGCTGCTGGTCCCTCTTCCTGCGGCCCGCGGGCCTGTCCGGCACCCAGAGCGCCTTCCTGTCCCTGGTGATCATGTCGCTGCCGGCGCCCTTCGTGCTGAGCCCCGGGGCCTGGCGCGACCGGCGCGCCACGCTCGCGCTCGGGGTGCTCGCGCTGTGCGACGCCGCCAACGCCGCCCTCTTCTTCGCCGCCGTGCAGCGCGGTCCGGTCGCCGTCGCCGTGCTCACCCACTACCTGGCCCCCCTGCTCATCGCGCTCGCCGCCCCGTGGGTGCTGCGCGAGCGCCGCTCCCCCCGAGCCCTGCTGGGCGCCCCCCTCACCCTGCTGGGCCTCGCGCTCCTGCTGGGCACGCCCCGCGGCGGCCTCGCCGACCCCCGGACGGCCCTGCTCGGCGGCGCCAGCGCCCTCTTCTTCGCGGCCAACGTGCTCTCCATCAAGGAGGCCTCCCGCGCCTTCTCGCCCCTGGCCATCAACTCGCTGCACGCCCCCCTGTCCGCGCTCGTGCTCCTGCTCGTCTTCGGGCGCGAGGCCCTCCCTCCCGCCCTGGACGTGCGCCTGCTGTGGGTGGGGGGAGGCGGCCTCCTGTGTGGCATCGTGGGCAACTCCCTCTTCTCCGCCGGGCTCAAGGGCGTGCCCGCCGCCGCCGGCTCGGCCCTCACGTACCTGGAGCCGCTGACGGCCGCCCTGGTGGGCTGGGGGGTGTTCGCCGAGCCGCTCGGTCCCTCCGGACTCGTGGGGGGCCTCATCGTCCTGGGCACCGGCGTCTGGGTGGCCCGGGCCCCCCGTGCTCCCGCCCCGTCCGTCGAGGTGGCGCCGAGCGTGGGATGCACATAA
- a CDS encoding tRNA-uridine aminocarboxypropyltransferase, producing the protein MRSSTPADLAGRCPGCYLPCALCLCAEVPRVDTRTGVLVIRHHKEAHKSTNTARLAALALPRCHILPYGAPGQPFALSVLDSPGTWIVFPDAPPPPSGAPPPERLLVLDGNWAQARRMYQRLGLSRMPGVALPPPAADTRRLRRPPHPYGMSTVEAIAGALSVLEGEEVARPLYALHELMIDRVLAARGRLSDED; encoded by the coding sequence ATGAGGTCCAGCACTCCGGCGGATCTCGCCGGTCGTTGTCCGGGCTGCTACCTGCCGTGTGCCCTGTGTCTGTGCGCCGAGGTGCCGCGGGTGGACACCCGCACCGGGGTGCTCGTCATCCGCCACCACAAGGAAGCGCACAAGTCCACCAACACGGCACGCCTGGCGGCGCTCGCCCTGCCCCGCTGCCACATCCTGCCCTATGGCGCGCCGGGCCAACCCTTCGCGCTGTCGGTGCTGGACTCGCCGGGCACGTGGATCGTCTTCCCGGATGCCCCGCCCCCTCCATCCGGAGCGCCTCCACCCGAGCGACTGCTGGTGCTCGACGGCAACTGGGCCCAGGCCCGGCGCATGTACCAGCGCCTGGGGTTGAGCCGCATGCCGGGAGTGGCCCTGCCCCCGCCCGCCGCGGACACCCGGCGCCTGCGCCGCCCCCCCCACCCCTACGGCATGTCCACGGTGGAGGCGATCGCCGGCGCACTCTCCGTGCTGGAGGGGGAGGAGGTGGCCCGGCCCCTCTACGCGCTGCACGAGCTGATGATCGACCGGGTGTTGGCCGCCCGGGGCCGGCTCTCCGACGAGGATTGA
- a CDS encoding DUF2378 family protein, with the protein MTEKLVYDYTMEALLRVLGQPLTAEHLTALRALGVDPRQLQPAYPVEKYTQVLDFIATELWPRLPREEAGFELGRAFMRTYQQTAMGKAVAAVTRVIGPHRSLERMSRNFRSANNFTETKLNKVGPSHYELWFNHTRHPNFFRGLLTEALTRTGAREVSVTLLTQGEAHEATFHITWRP; encoded by the coding sequence GTGACGGAGAAGTTGGTCTACGACTACACGATGGAGGCCCTGCTGCGCGTGCTGGGCCAACCCCTCACGGCCGAGCACCTCACCGCGCTTCGAGCGTTGGGCGTCGATCCCCGTCAGCTCCAGCCGGCCTATCCGGTGGAGAAGTACACCCAGGTGCTCGACTTCATCGCGACCGAGCTCTGGCCCCGGCTGCCGCGGGAGGAAGCCGGCTTCGAGCTGGGCCGGGCCTTCATGCGCACCTACCAGCAGACGGCGATGGGCAAGGCGGTGGCCGCGGTGACGCGGGTCATCGGTCCCCACCGGTCGCTCGAGCGGATGAGCCGCAACTTCCGCAGCGCCAACAACTTCACCGAGACGAAGCTGAACAAGGTGGGGCCGAGCCACTACGAGCTGTGGTTCAACCACACCCGTCACCCGAACTTCTTCCGGGGCCTGCTGACCGAGGCCCTGACGAGGACGGGCGCCCGGGAGGTGTCCGTGACGCTGCTGACCCAGGGCGAGGCCCACGAGGCCACCTTCCACATCACCTGGAGGCCGTAG
- a CDS encoding S41 family peptidase, translating into MLRTLLTRFILAAGLIAWTASAAPTPNAPELPSPEERLNRLARLWGQVKYRHPSLAYKSIDWDAALMTALPRVEAAKDRAAYAAAVQDMLEALNDPATRILRPDERQEGTPADPARTREPRRWEGKDVLVVNMGVMQPTAPLREELTRAKAVILDLRARGLDARASESMRQALGEVLPLLLTQELQVPGPRAVYHSGYRPQTISSSGGFATSFLSSTGERISPQAPGKALPLLFLLDDQSSVDARVLTMKAQGLAQLITEGRLDDGSSVERTRVDLGAGLTAVVRLSELGVPLRADAVLPKRSRSGKDEALLKALELARKPVRGKAPKVREADLPPGRWQADQAYADMPYPDRPHRLLALFRMWNIIEFFYPYKHLMDQDWDKALSTFLPRFSKAKDAAEYALAVAEMSTLLKDGHTTLHGHPELEKRGIAGVLAPFEAMELEGKAVVTRVWDEAAAPGLAPGQLIETYEGKPLAERMDALKPYVTASTPTHLRHRLLARALSGAEGSQATVGVRDAAGQRKQVRFTRSMQSLQKPPTGDAWRMLGNGVGYVDLTRLRPTDVSTMFEKMKSTKALVFDMRGYPNGTVWAIAPYLNARKAPYGAIIERNIVSAEELGGRYKYFQPLPQADVTPYVGRTVMLIDERTISQAEYTGLFLEAANNTTFIGTTSAGADGDVTNMVLPGGIALLFSGDDVRHVDGRQLQRVGLKPQVFVRPSLASVQKGQDEVLERALKYLVSKGVGTKVTGGTPR; encoded by the coding sequence ATGCTGCGCACCCTGCTTACCCGATTCATCCTGGCCGCCGGGCTCATCGCCTGGACGGCCTCGGCGGCGCCGACCCCCAACGCCCCCGAGCTTCCCTCCCCCGAGGAGCGGCTGAACCGTCTGGCCCGTTTGTGGGGCCAGGTGAAGTACCGCCACCCCTCCCTGGCCTACAAATCCATCGACTGGGACGCCGCCCTGATGACGGCGCTGCCCCGCGTCGAGGCCGCCAAGGACCGAGCCGCCTACGCCGCGGCCGTCCAGGACATGCTGGAGGCGCTCAACGATCCCGCCACGCGGATCCTCCGCCCCGACGAGCGGCAGGAAGGCACGCCGGCCGATCCGGCGCGCACGCGCGAGCCGCGCCGGTGGGAGGGCAAGGACGTGCTCGTGGTCAACATGGGCGTGATGCAGCCGACCGCCCCGTTGCGCGAGGAGCTCACCCGGGCCAAGGCCGTCATCCTCGATCTGCGCGCCCGGGGACTGGACGCGCGCGCCTCCGAGTCCATGCGCCAGGCCCTGGGCGAGGTGCTGCCGCTCCTGCTCACCCAGGAGCTGCAGGTGCCCGGACCCCGCGCCGTGTACCACTCGGGCTACCGCCCACAGACGATCTCCTCGAGCGGCGGCTTCGCCACGTCGTTCCTCTCCTCGACGGGCGAGCGCATCTCGCCCCAGGCCCCCGGCAAGGCCCTGCCCCTGCTCTTCCTGCTGGATGATCAGTCCTCCGTGGACGCGCGCGTGCTCACCATGAAGGCGCAGGGCCTGGCGCAGCTCATCACCGAGGGCCGCCTGGACGATGGCTCGAGCGTGGAGCGCACGCGGGTGGACCTGGGCGCCGGGTTGACGGCGGTGGTGCGCTTGAGCGAGCTGGGCGTGCCCCTGCGCGCGGACGCCGTGCTGCCCAAGCGCTCGCGCTCGGGCAAGGACGAGGCGCTGCTCAAGGCGCTCGAGCTGGCGCGCAAGCCGGTGCGCGGCAAGGCACCCAAGGTGCGCGAGGCGGATCTCCCCCCGGGCCGGTGGCAGGCGGACCAGGCGTACGCGGACATGCCCTACCCGGACAGGCCCCATCGCCTGCTCGCGCTCTTCCGGATGTGGAACATCATCGAGTTCTTCTACCCCTACAAACACCTGATGGATCAGGACTGGGACAAGGCCCTCTCCACGTTCCTGCCCCGCTTCTCCAAGGCCAAGGACGCCGCCGAGTACGCGCTCGCGGTGGCGGAGATGAGCACGCTGCTCAAGGACGGGCACACCACCCTGCACGGCCACCCCGAGCTGGAGAAGCGCGGCATCGCCGGCGTGCTGGCCCCCTTCGAGGCGATGGAGCTGGAGGGCAAGGCGGTGGTGACCCGGGTGTGGGACGAGGCGGCCGCCCCGGGGCTCGCTCCGGGACAGCTCATCGAGACGTACGAGGGCAAGCCCCTGGCGGAGCGGATGGACGCGCTCAAGCCCTACGTCACGGCCTCGACACCCACGCACCTGCGCCACCGCCTGCTGGCGCGTGCCCTGTCGGGAGCCGAGGGAAGCCAGGCCACGGTGGGCGTGCGCGACGCCGCGGGACAGCGCAAGCAGGTGCGCTTCACCCGGAGCATGCAGTCGTTGCAGAAGCCGCCCACGGGAGATGCCTGGCGCATGTTGGGCAACGGCGTGGGCTACGTGGACCTGACGCGCCTGCGGCCCACCGACGTGTCCACAATGTTCGAGAAGATGAAGAGCACGAAGGCGCTCGTGTTCGACATGCGCGGCTATCCCAACGGCACCGTCTGGGCGATCGCGCCGTACCTCAACGCGCGCAAGGCGCCCTACGGGGCGATCATCGAGCGCAACATCGTCTCGGCGGAGGAGCTGGGTGGACGCTACAAGTACTTCCAGCCCCTGCCCCAGGCCGACGTCACCCCCTATGTCGGCCGTACGGTGATGCTCATCGACGAGCGGACCATCAGCCAGGCCGAGTACACGGGCCTGTTCCTCGAGGCGGCCAACAACACCACCTTCATCGGCACGACCAGCGCGGGCGCCGACGGCGATGTCACCAACATGGTGCTCCCGGGCGGCATCGCGCTGCTCTTCTCCGGCGACGACGTGCGGCACGTGGACGGCCGTCAGTTGCAGCGCGTGGGGCTCAAGCCCCAGGTCTTCGTGCGGCCCTCCCTCGCGAGCGTCCAGAAGGGCCAGGACGAGGTACTGGAACGGGCGCTCAAATACCTCGTGAGCAAGGGCGTGGGCACCAAGGTGACGGGAGGGACGCCGCGGTAG
- a CDS encoding DUF5953 family protein codes for MTAKQKITLIVYAPALVGDDSRPVAVVHGMERAFPGLRLGWRISEQGHFIPLPQRDAAVALERPDGGFPLISNDNESALVTVTGLETSAVSSSGGQAQLEVHARLPLTPEGIAAAADVLEAVAEAARAYWGHATPSRAGLDIARQTKNWAANPQPPPRGLPALKLAWDIPSPEIPHRLGWLNYWSAAAARAIGFPDPARDAELLSRARRTATGGRVVQLTDAPLDLDNPAHLDALKRAYERFPEIGGRSAP; via the coding sequence ATGACGGCCAAGCAAAAGATTACCCTCATCGTCTACGCACCCGCGCTCGTGGGTGACGACAGCCGCCCTGTGGCCGTGGTTCATGGGATGGAGCGTGCGTTCCCTGGCCTGCGCCTGGGGTGGAGGATTTCTGAACAGGGGCATTTCATCCCCTTGCCACAGCGCGACGCGGCGGTCGCTCTAGAGAGGCCGGACGGGGGATTTCCGCTCATCAGCAACGACAATGAGAGCGCCCTCGTGACGGTGACGGGATTGGAAACCTCGGCGGTCAGCTCGTCAGGCGGTCAGGCCCAACTTGAAGTCCATGCGAGGTTGCCTCTAACGCCAGAGGGCATCGCGGCAGCCGCAGACGTGCTGGAGGCCGTGGCAGAAGCCGCGCGCGCGTACTGGGGGCATGCCACGCCTTCCAGGGCGGGGCTGGACATCGCACGGCAGACGAAGAACTGGGCGGCCAACCCGCAGCCTCCCCCCCGGGGATTGCCGGCACTCAAGCTCGCGTGGGACATCCCTTCGCCTGAGATTCCGCATCGGCTGGGATGGCTCAATTACTGGTCTGCCGCTGCCGCACGCGCCATCGGGTTCCCGGACCCGGCCCGAGACGCGGAGCTGCTGTCTCGTGCACGGCGTACCGCGACGGGCGGGCGGGTCGTGCAGCTCACCGATGCGCCGCTCGACCTGGACAACCCTGCGCACCTAGACGCGCTTAAACGGGCCTACGAGCGCTTCCCGGAGATCGGCGGGCGCTCGGCCCCTTGA
- a CDS encoding DUF6310 domain-containing protein, which produces MSLRPYRKSWHLSPTVHVTGASPVKTDNFDTYPEALREFVIRDQLAKLRIERDLARACGFDFRVGVRSKAHKEALEEADPTFDGLIVVMNWC; this is translated from the coding sequence TTGAGCTTGCGGCCTTACCGCAAAAGTTGGCATCTTAGCCCTACTGTCCACGTAACCGGGGCAAGCCCAGTCAAGACCGACAACTTCGACACGTACCCGGAGGCCCTTCGAGAATTTGTGATCAGAGATCAGTTGGCGAAATTGCGGATTGAGCGCGACCTTGCAAGGGCCTGCGGCTTTGACTTCCGGGTTGGTGTGCGAAGCAAAGCGCACAAGGAAGCGCTGGAAGAAGCGGACCCGACCTTCGATGGTCTCATCGTCGTCATGAACTGGTGCTGA
- a CDS encoding alpha/beta hydrolase, with product MPLVKKLAPAGFEPTPCWFSLAPDQVEGETVRCGYVAVPEHHAQPEGKWIRLAVALFGNPEEVKAKDPVVLLEGNPGVRAAYLASTLTRERVEALTPDRQLIVFDQRGVGASQPALECWEVGMPYPDPLRRCSARLQSQGIDITAYNTQESAGDVEALRVALGFQHINLRGSAYGSRLAMEVLRRAPQRVRSAIVDSVLPPRDNLYLQAVPGFDRSLRKVFELCAADAACNARHPSLEPLFSSVVQSLNARPLLVVFQTPEGRSGRMQVNGAIFVQFLHSFLQDPALLETLPAMLHALKEERTTLLGNAIGASPVLTSFMRLSYGMHLSTLCREEVSATTPEAVTTGAAGALPELQGFFLPTQLDMFNTCAQWPAGTAEAAWYEPVVSKVPTLLLSGEFDPVTPPELASAAVQSLKHGHHVVIAGGSHAVLSSHPCAADISRAFLLKPAVQPDISCAAEGRIRFLVEPPATTASQADGNEAR from the coding sequence ATGCCCCTGGTGAAGAAGCTCGCGCCAGCGGGCTTCGAGCCAACGCCGTGCTGGTTCTCGTTGGCACCTGACCAGGTGGAAGGCGAGACGGTGCGGTGCGGCTACGTCGCCGTCCCGGAGCACCACGCCCAACCGGAGGGCAAGTGGATCCGCCTCGCGGTGGCCCTCTTCGGAAACCCCGAGGAGGTGAAGGCGAAGGATCCGGTGGTGCTCCTGGAGGGAAACCCGGGAGTTCGCGCCGCCTACCTCGCGAGCACCCTGACACGGGAGCGGGTGGAGGCCCTCACCCCGGACCGGCAGCTCATCGTGTTCGACCAGCGCGGCGTCGGAGCGTCCCAGCCGGCGTTGGAGTGCTGGGAGGTCGGTATGCCGTATCCGGACCCGCTGCGCCGGTGCAGTGCGCGCCTGCAGAGCCAGGGCATTGACATCACGGCCTACAACACCCAGGAGAGCGCCGGGGACGTGGAGGCGCTCCGGGTCGCGCTGGGGTTCCAGCACATCAACCTCCGAGGCTCCGCCTACGGCTCGCGGCTGGCGATGGAGGTGCTCCGCCGGGCGCCACAGCGCGTGCGAAGCGCCATCGTCGACTCGGTGCTGCCGCCGCGGGACAACCTCTACCTCCAGGCGGTGCCGGGCTTCGACCGCTCCCTACGCAAGGTGTTCGAGCTCTGCGCCGCGGACGCAGCCTGCAACGCCCGCCATCCCTCGTTGGAGCCCCTCTTCTCCTCGGTGGTGCAGTCCCTCAACGCGCGGCCCCTCCTGGTGGTCTTCCAGACCCCGGAGGGCCGGAGTGGCCGCATGCAGGTGAACGGAGCCATCTTCGTCCAATTCCTGCACAGCTTCCTCCAGGACCCGGCGCTTCTGGAGACGCTCCCCGCCATGCTCCACGCACTGAAGGAGGAGCGGACCACGCTGCTCGGCAACGCCATCGGCGCCTCGCCGGTGCTGACGTCGTTCATGCGTCTCAGCTACGGCATGCACCTCTCCACTCTGTGCCGCGAAGAGGTGTCCGCCACCACCCCCGAGGCGGTGACGACGGGAGCGGCCGGGGCGCTGCCGGAACTCCAGGGCTTCTTCCTGCCCACGCAACTCGACATGTTCAACACCTGCGCCCAGTGGCCCGCGGGCACCGCGGAGGCTGCCTGGTACGAACCGGTGGTGTCCAAGGTGCCCACGCTGCTGCTCTCCGGAGAGTTCGACCCCGTCACCCCGCCGGAGCTGGCGAGCGCCGCGGTGCAGTCCCTCAAGCATGGCCACCACGTGGTCATCGCGGGCGGCTCTCACGCGGTGCTCTCCTCCCATCCCTGCGCGGCGGACATCTCCCGGGCGTTCCTGCTCAAGCCCGCGGTTCAGCCTGATATCTCCTGCGCGGCCGAGGGCCGCATCAGGTTCCTCGTCGAGCCCCCAGCCACCACCGCCTCCCAGGCGGATGGGAACGAGGCCCGGTAG
- a CDS encoding cupin domain-containing protein — protein sequence MPTLIAAPTRVTAVGNKPKLIDEYIGRVNTRQAGLSVAHMRSPGGWLEPGQTPEFQEMTVVLRGLLRVEHRGGMLEVRAGQAVVTEAGEWVRYSTPEAEGAEYIAICLPAFSPDTVHRDA from the coding sequence ATGCCGACCCTCATCGCCGCCCCCACCCGCGTCACCGCCGTGGGCAACAAGCCCAAGCTCATCGACGAGTACATCGGACGGGTGAACACGCGGCAGGCCGGGCTCAGCGTCGCCCACATGCGCAGCCCGGGCGGCTGGCTCGAGCCCGGACAGACCCCCGAGTTCCAGGAGATGACGGTGGTGCTGCGCGGCCTGCTGCGCGTGGAGCACCGCGGCGGCATGCTCGAGGTGCGCGCCGGACAGGCGGTGGTGACCGAGGCGGGCGAGTGGGTGCGCTACAGCACCCCCGAGGCCGAGGGCGCCGAGTACATCGCCATCTGCCTGCCGGCCTTCTCTCCCGACACCGTGCACCGCGACGCCTGA
- a CDS encoding MFS transporter, translating into MTPTSSRFRKVALLSALYFVQGLPFGFQTTALPVYLRTQGVSLMVIGSLGLLSLPWMGKALWAPLVDRYGSERVGRRKSWILPMQLGLAATCALAAFVPVPDALKALLGLVFLMNLFAATQDIAVDGFAVDLLEPHELGWGNSAQVVGYKLGMLTGGGLLVWMSGSLGWRGIFLVMSALSLGVLGLVALTREPRRAEVVGGGELVSWREVRERLAAAWRLPGTGWVLLFIATYKLGETLVDVLFKPFLVDMGFTPAQIGQWVGTWGMVASLLGSAAGGWLAARMPLVGALALASCLRVFPLGGEWWLALHPPSAQGVIAVTVAEHFFGGVLTTVVFAFMMSRVDRRIGATHYTLLASVEVLGKSPGGPLAGLLATRFGWSYAQVFLLGTVLSVAFVALLWPLRRGEQAAHSVSPSP; encoded by the coding sequence GTGACGCCTACTTCGTCCCGGTTTCGCAAGGTGGCCCTGCTCAGCGCGCTGTACTTCGTGCAGGGGCTGCCCTTCGGTTTCCAGACCACCGCGCTGCCGGTGTACCTGCGCACGCAGGGCGTGTCGTTGATGGTCATCGGCAGTCTGGGCCTGCTGTCCCTGCCGTGGATGGGCAAGGCCCTGTGGGCACCGCTGGTGGATCGCTATGGCTCGGAGCGCGTGGGCCGGCGCAAGTCGTGGATATTGCCCATGCAACTGGGGCTCGCGGCGACGTGCGCCCTGGCGGCCTTCGTGCCCGTGCCCGACGCGCTCAAGGCCCTGTTGGGGCTCGTCTTCCTGATGAACCTGTTCGCGGCCACGCAGGACATCGCGGTGGACGGGTTCGCGGTGGACCTGCTGGAGCCCCATGAGCTGGGGTGGGGCAACTCGGCCCAGGTGGTGGGCTACAAGCTGGGGATGCTCACCGGGGGCGGGCTGCTCGTGTGGATGAGCGGCTCGCTCGGCTGGAGGGGCATCTTCCTGGTGATGTCCGCCTTGTCCCTGGGCGTGCTCGGGCTGGTGGCCCTGACGCGTGAGCCCCGGCGCGCGGAGGTGGTGGGTGGAGGGGAGCTCGTGTCGTGGCGCGAGGTGCGTGAGCGGCTCGCCGCCGCGTGGCGCCTGCCGGGCACGGGCTGGGTGTTGCTCTTCATCGCCACCTACAAGCTGGGCGAGACCCTGGTGGACGTGCTCTTCAAGCCCTTCCTCGTGGACATGGGCTTCACGCCCGCGCAGATCGGCCAGTGGGTGGGGACATGGGGCATGGTGGCGTCGTTGCTCGGCTCGGCGGCGGGAGGCTGGCTGGCGGCGCGCATGCCGTTGGTGGGCGCGCTGGCGCTCGCCTCGTGCCTGCGCGTCTTCCCGCTCGGAGGCGAGTGGTGGCTGGCGCTGCATCCCCCCTCGGCGCAAGGGGTCATCGCCGTCACCGTGGCGGAGCACTTCTTCGGGGGTGTGCTCACCACCGTGGTCTTCGCGTTCATGATGTCGCGGGTGGATCGCCGCATCGGCGCCACGCACTACACGCTGCTCGCGAGCGTGGAGGTGTTGGGCAAGTCCCCCGGGGGGCCGCTCGCGGGCCTGCTCGCGACCCGGTTCGGGTGGAGCTACGCCCAGGTCTTCCTGTTGGGCACGGTCCTCTCGGTGGCCTTCGTGGCGCTGCTCTGGCCCCTGCGCCGGGGCGAGCAGGCCGCCCACTCCGTGTCTCCGTCCCCCTGA
- a CDS encoding DUF1990 family protein, with protein MQASEQVHEGLLFAADGAGPLLQRDYWGLIDRCARSPTEVMEWVASHFGEFAPKELCVFERAGDPTGPLELGHEMEVRIRGAGRCHVRVIHRDRQSFTLGTLPGHPEAGRITFGAYRNERGDVIFHIRSRARSGSRIIYLGFYTGGEAMQTNTWTDFVNNVALTVGEGIIGFIHADTTVMEKEHEEQDDVQGPTYLARGDET; from the coding sequence ATGCAAGCGAGCGAGCAGGTACACGAGGGGTTGCTATTCGCTGCGGACGGAGCGGGTCCCCTGCTGCAGCGCGACTACTGGGGACTCATCGACCGCTGCGCGCGTTCGCCCACGGAGGTCATGGAGTGGGTGGCTTCGCACTTCGGAGAGTTCGCTCCCAAGGAGCTGTGTGTCTTCGAGCGGGCGGGAGACCCCACCGGGCCCCTGGAGCTGGGGCACGAAATGGAGGTGCGCATCCGGGGCGCGGGCCGGTGCCACGTGCGCGTCATCCACCGGGATCGCCAGAGCTTCACCCTGGGCACCCTGCCCGGCCACCCCGAGGCGGGACGCATCACGTTTGGCGCCTACCGGAATGAGCGGGGCGACGTCATCTTCCACATTCGAAGCCGGGCACGCTCCGGCTCGCGAATCATCTACCTGGGGTTCTACACCGGCGGCGAGGCCATGCAGACGAACACCTGGACGGACTTCGTGAACAACGTCGCCCTCACCGTGGGTGAGGGAATCATCGGCTTCATCCACGCGGACACGACCGTGATGGAAAAGGAGCACGAGGAACAGGACGACGTCCAGGGCCCCACCTATCTCGCACGGGGAGACGAGACATGA